From Methanomicrobia archaeon:
TCAGTAGCGTATCGGGCATCGTGAGCGTCATCTCGAGGCCCTTATCTTCCAGGGCAACGGTAAAAGAGTCCTTGAGCTCCTGCACAAGAGTTGTGAGATCGAATTCCTCGATGAGCAGTTCCACGCTGCCTGCTTCTATCTTACTCACGTCAATGATGTCATTTATCAGCGCCAGGAGCTGATGAGCGTTTTTTTTCACCATGGTAAGCTGCTTCCGCTGCTCCTCTGTCAGCTCGCCAGCCATACCCATCAAGATTATGCCCGTGAAGCCTATGATGGAATTGAGCGGCGTCCTCAGTTCGTGGCTCATGCTGGCAATGAACATGGATTTGAGCCGATCGAGCTCTTTGAGCTTGAGATTGGCCTCAGTTAAGTCTCTTGTTCGCTCTGCAACCCGCTGTTCCATCTCCTCGTACGCTTCTTTTAGCGCCATCTCAGCCTGCTTACGTTCGGTGACGTCTTGCAGTGTTTCTATGGCCCCAACGATTTCCCCGCCAGGCCCTCTTAATGGTGCTGCGGTGAAACGCAGCCATTTACCCTGCTCGCCAAGCGAGGGAAAGAATTCTGAAGCTTCGTACGCACCGGTAATTAACGGCGATTTTCTATAGTTACCTCCATATAATTCTTCAATTTCTCTTTCTGGCCGCTCATCTACGATAAAATCGGCCATAACCTGTCGCTTCTCGGGGTAAAAGGACAGCCATTGCTTATCGGTTCCCAGCATCTCTTCTCTTTTCATTCTGGTGAGCGATTCGAGCGCAACGTTCCAGTGGATAATTTTATGCTCTCTGTCTATTACAAACGCTGGAATGGGTGAGCTCTCGACAATTCGTGCCGTCTTTTCCAGCGATTCCCGCAGCCTTCCTTCCACTTCCGCCTTTTCGCTCACAAATCCAACGACATACCCCACAGCGATAAAAATCGCCGCTCGTACAAATTCGCTTGCAGAGAGTGGAAGGGAGGAGAAGATTGTTACGAGAATGTGAACCAGAGCAAGTACGAGTGCGACGTAGACTGCCTTCTTATGATACCAGATCCCCGCTAAAAGGATCGGAATATAAAATACGTGGGTATAAACGATCGCTATGTGCATGACTAACGCGCCATAAAAAGCCAGAATAACGCAGGCTGCGAGCGTAGAAAGCAATACAAGGAGTTTTATCCCGTGCTTTGTTCCACGAGGTGATCCTTCTTTCTCCA
This genomic window contains:
- a CDS encoding PAS domain S-box protein; amino-acid sequence: MEKEGSPRGTKHGIKLLVLLSTLAACVILAFYGALVMHIAIVYTHVFYIPILLAGIWYHKKAVYVALVLALVHILVTIFSSLPLSASEFVRAAIFIAVGYVVGFVSEKAEVEGRLRESLEKTARIVESSPIPAFVIDREHKIIHWNVALESLTRMKREEMLGTDKQWLSFYPEKRQVMADFIVDERPEREIEELYGGNYRKSPLITGAYEASEFFPSLGEQGKWLRFTAAPLRGPGGEIVGAIETLQDVTERKQAEMALKEAYEEMEQRVAERTRDLTEANLKLKELDRLKSMFIASMSHELRTPLNSIIGFTGIILMGMAGELTEEQRKQLTMVKKNAHQLLALINDIIDVSKIEAGSVELLIEEFDLTTLVQELKDSFTVALEDKGLEMTLTMPDTLLIKSDERRTKQIITNLVSNAVKFTDNGKIALRVVKEDRMIEVSVEDTGIGIKEEDMDRLFLAFSRIHVDGVLIREGTGLGLYLSKKIANFLGGELTAKSEFGRGSTFTFTVPLNYEEVKT